Proteins from a single region of Gasterosteus aculeatus chromosome Y, fGasAcu3.hap1.1, whole genome shotgun sequence:
- the LOC120812498 gene encoding voltage-gated potassium channel regulatory subunit KCNG4-like isoform X1, giving the protein MSAGLAMCGAASFPDAAMPIISNANHDFSNLSVSDDSSLDHIFTEIPETATIKGVYYQRAQLIRRPEDLVSIDHALLAVINVGGNRYTFPWSTLEQFPLTRLGRLCGCRSAEDIARVCDDYDEAQKEFFFDRSPSAFRVILNFLAAGKLRLLREMCVLSLHDELTYWGVEITYMERCCKRKMYTRIEEVNELERREEECRQRNAMQRVPVEETRYRKVMNWLRDMVENPQSGLPGKIFACLSVIMVAVTVISLCISTMPDLREEEDRGECSSKCYNMFIIETVCVAWFSLEFLLRFVQAPSKLAFLRGPLNIIDAMAILPYYVSLVVSEDDPSLEHEKPGGGKGYLDKLGLVLRILRALRILYVMRLARHSLGLQTLGLTVRRSTREFGLLLLFLCVAVTLFSPLVHLAESELTGTHDFSSIPASYWWAIISMTTVGYGDMVPRSIPGQVVALSSILSGILIMAFPATSIFHMFSRSYQELKMEHDRLFKEECAAAAAAAAAASGELQEAGGVEGGENSAPPGLGLRLDKDSVHSLESLSLLGKGGDAAGNNNHNLPPAAF; this is encoded by the exons ATGAGTGCCGGGCTCGCGATG TGCGGAGCAGCGAGCTTTCCAGATGCTGCCATGCCCATCATCAGCAACGCCAACCATGACTTCAGCAACCTGTCCgtcagcgacgacagcagcctGGACCACATCTTCACGGAAATACCCGAGACGGCGACCATCAAG GGCGTGTACTACCAGAGGGCTCAGCTCATCCGTCGACCGGAGGACCTGGTGTCCATTGACCACGCGCTACTGGCGGTGATAAATGTCGGGGGAAACCGCTACACCTTCCCCTGGAGCACTCTGGAGCAGTTCCCCCTGACAAGACTCGGCCGCCTGTGTGGCTGCCGATCGGCCGAGGACATCGCCCGGGTCTGTGACGACTATGACGAAGCGCAAAAGGAGTTCTTCTTCGACCGCTCGCCCTCGGCCTTCAGGGTCATACTCAACTTCCTGGCCGCGGGGAAACTGCGCCTGCTGAGGGAGATGTGCGTCCTCTCCCTGCACGACGAGCTGACCTACTGGGGGGTGGAGATAACGTACATGGAGCGCTGCTGCAAGCGGAAGATGTACACTCGCATCGAGGAGGTGAACGAGCTGGAGAGGCGCGAGGAGGAGTGCAGGCAGAGGAACGCCATGCAGCGCGTGCCGGTGGAGGAGACGAGGTACAGAAAGGTGATGAACTGGCTGAGAGATATGGTGGAGAATCCGCAGTCTGGCTTACCAGGGAAGATCTttgcctgcctgtctgtgatCATGGTTGCGGTGACTGTCATCAGCTTGTGCATCAGCACCATGCCAGAcctcagagaagaagaggaccgG GGCGAGTGTTCATCTAAGTGCTACAACATGTTCATCATAGAGACCGTGTGTGTGGCCTGGTTCTCCCTGGAGTTCCTCCTGCGGTTTGTTCAGGCCCCCAGCAAGCTGGCGTTCCTCCGCGGGCCGCTCAACATCATCGACGCCATGGCCATCCTTCCCTACTACGTGTCCCTGGTGGTGTCGGAGGACGACCCGTCCCTGGAGCACGAGAAGCCAGGAGGAGGTAAGGGCTACTTGGACAAGCTGGGCCTCGTGTTGAGGATTCTGCGGGCGCTGAGGATTCTTTACGTCATGCGGCTGGCTCGCCactctctcggcctgcagactcTCGGGCTGACGGTAAGGCGCAGCACCCGGGAGTTCGGCCTCCTCTTGCTCTTCCTCTGCGTGGCCGTCACGCTCTTCTCCCCGCTGGTCCACCTGGCCGAGAGCGAGCTCACGGGCACCCACGACTTCAGCAGCATCCCAGCCTCCTACTGGTGGGCgatcatctccatgacaaccgtGGGCTACGGCGACATGGTGCCCAGGTCCATTCCGGGACAGGTTGTAGCGCTGAGCAGTATCCTCAGCGGGATCCTCATCATGGCCTTCCCTGCTACCTCCATCTTCCACATGTTCTCCCGGTCCTACCAAGAGCTCAAGATGGAGCATGACAGGTTGTTCAAGGAGGAGTGCGCggcggctgcggctgctgccgccgctgcctcTGGGGAGCTGCAAGAGGCGGGAGGCGTAGAAGGGGGGGAGAActcggctccacccgggctggGATTACGTCTAGACAAGGATAGTGTGCACTCACTGGAGTCTCTTTCTCTGTTAGGGAAAGGTGGCGACGCTGCAGGAAATAACAACCACAACTTGCCGCCGGCAGCTTTCTGA
- the LOC120812498 gene encoding voltage-gated potassium channel regulatory subunit KCNG4-like isoform X2, with protein MPIISNANHDFSNLSVSDDSSLDHIFTEIPETATIKGVYYQRAQLIRRPEDLVSIDHALLAVINVGGNRYTFPWSTLEQFPLTRLGRLCGCRSAEDIARVCDDYDEAQKEFFFDRSPSAFRVILNFLAAGKLRLLREMCVLSLHDELTYWGVEITYMERCCKRKMYTRIEEVNELERREEECRQRNAMQRVPVEETRYRKVMNWLRDMVENPQSGLPGKIFACLSVIMVAVTVISLCISTMPDLREEEDRGECSSKCYNMFIIETVCVAWFSLEFLLRFVQAPSKLAFLRGPLNIIDAMAILPYYVSLVVSEDDPSLEHEKPGGGKGYLDKLGLVLRILRALRILYVMRLARHSLGLQTLGLTVRRSTREFGLLLLFLCVAVTLFSPLVHLAESELTGTHDFSSIPASYWWAIISMTTVGYGDMVPRSIPGQVVALSSILSGILIMAFPATSIFHMFSRSYQELKMEHDRLFKEECAAAAAAAAAASGELQEAGGVEGGENSAPPGLGLRLDKDSVHSLESLSLLGKGGDAAGNNNHNLPPAAF; from the exons ATGCCCATCATCAGCAACGCCAACCATGACTTCAGCAACCTGTCCgtcagcgacgacagcagcctGGACCACATCTTCACGGAAATACCCGAGACGGCGACCATCAAG GGCGTGTACTACCAGAGGGCTCAGCTCATCCGTCGACCGGAGGACCTGGTGTCCATTGACCACGCGCTACTGGCGGTGATAAATGTCGGGGGAAACCGCTACACCTTCCCCTGGAGCACTCTGGAGCAGTTCCCCCTGACAAGACTCGGCCGCCTGTGTGGCTGCCGATCGGCCGAGGACATCGCCCGGGTCTGTGACGACTATGACGAAGCGCAAAAGGAGTTCTTCTTCGACCGCTCGCCCTCGGCCTTCAGGGTCATACTCAACTTCCTGGCCGCGGGGAAACTGCGCCTGCTGAGGGAGATGTGCGTCCTCTCCCTGCACGACGAGCTGACCTACTGGGGGGTGGAGATAACGTACATGGAGCGCTGCTGCAAGCGGAAGATGTACACTCGCATCGAGGAGGTGAACGAGCTGGAGAGGCGCGAGGAGGAGTGCAGGCAGAGGAACGCCATGCAGCGCGTGCCGGTGGAGGAGACGAGGTACAGAAAGGTGATGAACTGGCTGAGAGATATGGTGGAGAATCCGCAGTCTGGCTTACCAGGGAAGATCTttgcctgcctgtctgtgatCATGGTTGCGGTGACTGTCATCAGCTTGTGCATCAGCACCATGCCAGAcctcagagaagaagaggaccgG GGCGAGTGTTCATCTAAGTGCTACAACATGTTCATCATAGAGACCGTGTGTGTGGCCTGGTTCTCCCTGGAGTTCCTCCTGCGGTTTGTTCAGGCCCCCAGCAAGCTGGCGTTCCTCCGCGGGCCGCTCAACATCATCGACGCCATGGCCATCCTTCCCTACTACGTGTCCCTGGTGGTGTCGGAGGACGACCCGTCCCTGGAGCACGAGAAGCCAGGAGGAGGTAAGGGCTACTTGGACAAGCTGGGCCTCGTGTTGAGGATTCTGCGGGCGCTGAGGATTCTTTACGTCATGCGGCTGGCTCGCCactctctcggcctgcagactcTCGGGCTGACGGTAAGGCGCAGCACCCGGGAGTTCGGCCTCCTCTTGCTCTTCCTCTGCGTGGCCGTCACGCTCTTCTCCCCGCTGGTCCACCTGGCCGAGAGCGAGCTCACGGGCACCCACGACTTCAGCAGCATCCCAGCCTCCTACTGGTGGGCgatcatctccatgacaaccgtGGGCTACGGCGACATGGTGCCCAGGTCCATTCCGGGACAGGTTGTAGCGCTGAGCAGTATCCTCAGCGGGATCCTCATCATGGCCTTCCCTGCTACCTCCATCTTCCACATGTTCTCCCGGTCCTACCAAGAGCTCAAGATGGAGCATGACAGGTTGTTCAAGGAGGAGTGCGCggcggctgcggctgctgccgccgctgcctcTGGGGAGCTGCAAGAGGCGGGAGGCGTAGAAGGGGGGGAGAActcggctccacccgggctggGATTACGTCTAGACAAGGATAGTGTGCACTCACTGGAGTCTCTTTCTCTGTTAGGGAAAGGTGGCGACGCTGCAGGAAATAACAACCACAACTTGCCGCCGGCAGCTTTCTGA